A stretch of the Papaver somniferum cultivar HN1 chromosome 6, ASM357369v1, whole genome shotgun sequence genome encodes the following:
- the LOC113287644 gene encoding caffeoylshikimate esterase-like, which produces MVPDPVFTLVFPRNSQRRALFRSPKMVDTSNYLHFWGNSPESEEEYYKSQNIKASKSFYVSPRGVSLFTRSWLPISSPPRGLICIVHGYGNDISWTLQYTTIFLAQMGFACFALDIEGHGQSQGLKAFVPNVDLVVDDCFSFFNSIKKKSEFQGLPSFLYGESMGGAICLLVHFKDPKGFNGAILVAPMCKISDDVKPKWPVPEILTFVAKFMPTLAIVPTADLLDKSIKVEKKKIIGGMNPMRYRGKPRLGTVLELLRVTDYLSAKLSEVSLPFIILHGSADVVTDPEVSRALYEEAKSEDKNLKIYDGMMHSLMYGETDENIEIIRQDIVSWLNERCS; this is translated from the coding sequence ATGGTTCCAGACCCAGTCTTTACTCTAGTCTTTCCGCGAAATTCACAGAGACGAGCACTTTTTAGGTCTCCAAAAATGGTGGATACATCAAATTACCTCCATTTTTGGGGAAATTCaccagaatcagaagaagaataCTACAAATCCCAGAACATAAAAGCCTCGAAATCCTTTTATGTATCACCAAGAGGAGTTTCTCTGTTCACTCGATCGTGGCTTCCTATTTCTTCTCCACCACGTGGTCTCATCTGTATAGTCCATGGTTATGGCAACGACATCAGTTGGACTCTACAGTATACTACAATCTTCCTGGCTCAAATGGGTTTTGCCTGTTTTGCCTTGGATATTGAAGGTCATGGTCAATCTCAAGGTCTAAAAGCTTTTGTACCAAATGTTGACCTAGTTGTTGAtgattgtttttctttcttcaattCAATTAAAAAGAAAtctgaatttcaaggattaccTTCATTTCTCTATGGAGAATCAATGGGTGGAGCTATTTGTCTATTAGTTCATTTTAAGGATCCGAAGGGATTTAATGGTGCAATTTTAGTTGCTCCAATGtgtaaaatttctgatgatgtcaAACCTAAATGGCCAGTTCCTGAAATACTTACTTTTGTTGCAAAATTCATGCCGACGTTAGCAATTGTTCCTACTGCAGATCTGTTAGATAAATCTATTAAGGTTGAGAAGAAAAAGATTATCGGAGGTATGAATCCAATGAGATATAGGGGAAAACCAAGATTAGGTACCGTGCTTGAGCTTTTGCGGGTTACCGACTATTTGAGCGCCAAGTTATCCGAGGTGAGTCTCCCGTTTATTATATTACATGGAAGTGCTGATGTTGTTACTGATCCGGAAGTGAGTCGAGCTCTGTACGAAGAAGCTAAAAGCGAGGATAAAAATTTGAAGATTTATGATGGTATGATGCATTCGCTAATGTATGGAGAGACTGATGAGAATATTGAAATCATTCGGCAAGATATTGTCTCATGGTTAAATGAGAGGTGTTCATGA
- the LOC113287643 gene encoding peptidyl-prolyl cis-trans isomerase CYP37, chloroplastic-like — translation MRRAKNLTYFCNSKLHCTLMASTFSSATIAHRYNTVNFCNTFLKKSLIPTNSLLRFHSRTLRQQISAIKTVSFKIHCISSKDSSQDNIFSGKSFPATNDVPFVSYFSIFSQFGIKRLESATAVLLIFIQISSPLPFHNLELDESFISPANAVLYSPDTKVPRTGELALRKAIPANPNMKAIQDSLEEISYLLRIPQRKPYGTMEGNVKKAIKIAKDEKESIFNSMPTDLKEKGSALYTSLLEGKGGLQSLLNSIKEKDPDRVSVGLASSLDTIAELELLQAPGLSFLLPGQYLKYPRLAGRGTVEFTVEKADGSTFSQVAGAEPKNQATIQVVIDGYSTPLTAGNFAKLVLDGAYDGVKLNTVNQAILSANEENSNGYSVPLELMPSGQFEPLYKSKLSIQDGELPVLPLSVYGAVAMAHSDISEEDSSPFQFFFYLYDKRNAGLGGLSFDEGQFSVFGYTTVGRDVLPQIKTGDIIRSAKLVEGQDRLILPAEN, via the exons ATGAGACGCGCCAAAAACCTCACGTATTTCTGCAACTCCAAGCTTCACTGTACTTTAATGGCTTCTACTTTTTCTTCCGCCACTATTGCACATAGATACAATACTGTCAATTTCTGCAACACATTTCTCAAAAAATCTTTGATTCCAACTAACTCTTTATTACGCTTTCATTCTCGAACTTTGAGACAAcaaatttcagcaataaaaacaGTTTCCTTCAAAATTCACTGTATTTCTTCTAAAGATTCTTCCCAG GATAACATTTTCTCTGGGAAATCATTTCCGGCGACGAATGATGTTCCATTCGTATCCTACTTTTCGATCTTTTCTCAATTTGGAATCAAGAGATTGGAAAGTGCAACTGCTGTTTTACTGATATTCATTCAAATTTCATCGCCATTACCATTTCATAATCTGGAATTGGATGAATCGTTCATATCTCCTGCAAACGCAGTACTTTATTCACCTGATACTAAGGTTCCAAGAACTGGAGAACTTGCTTTGAGGAAAGCTATTCCAGCGAATCCAAACATGAAAGCTATACAG GATTCTTTAGAGGAAATCTCATACTTGCTGAGGATACCACAAAGAAAACCATATGGCACAATGGAGGGTAATGTGAAGAAAGCTATAAAG ATAGCAAAGGATGAGAAAGAATCTATCTTCAACAGCATGCCAACAGATTTGAAGGAAAAGGGTTCAGCGCTATACACATCACTACTAGAAGGGAAG GGAGGATTGCAGAGCCTTCTTAATAGCATAAAGGAAAAGGACCCTGATAGGGTATCTGTAGGTCTTGCATCTTCCCTTGATACAATCGCAGAACTGGAGCTTTTACAG GCTCCTGGACTTTCATTTCTGTTGCCAGGACAGTACTTAAAATACCCAAG GCTTGCAGGGAGAGGAACCGTTGAATTTACCGTAGAGAAAGCAGATGGCTCCACATTTTCTCAAGTAGCTGGTGCTGAGCCTAAAAACCAAGCCACAATTCAG GTTGTTATTGATGGATATTCAACTCCATTGACTGCCGGGAATTTTGCAAAACTG GTGCTTGATGGAGCATATGATGGGGTAAAGCTAAACACTGTCAACCAAGCAATTCTTTCAGCCAATGAAGAGAATAGCAATGGCTACAGTGTTCCATTAGAACTGATGCCATCTGGACAATTCGAGCCTTTGTACAAATCAAAACTAAGCATTCAG GATGGGGAATTACCAGTGCTTCCATTATCTGTTTATGGAGCAGTTGCAATGGCACATAGTGATATCTCTGAGGAAGATTCATCCCCATTCCAGTTTTTCTTTTATCTCTACGACAAGAGAAAC GCTGGCCTAGGAGGGTTGTCTTTTGATGaaggtcaattttctgttttcgg GTACACAACCGTCGGAAGAGATGTACTTCCGCAGATAAAAACAGGTGATATAATACGATCCGCTAAGTTAGTGGAAGGCCAGGATCGCCTCATATTACCGGCTGAGAACTAA